A single Tenacibaculum sp. 190524A02b DNA region contains:
- the hisD gene encoding histidinol dehydrogenase: MNIVKYPEKSTWKSLCERATINENTLQDKVQAILEDVKLNGDQALSKYAALFDKVTINRFEVSKEEIAQASALVSAELQSAIKLAKQNIEAFHASQKEKENKVTTTTGVTCWRKSVAIEKVGLYIPGGSAPLFSTILMLGIPAKLAGCSEIVLCTPPDKEGNVNPAILYTASLVGITKVFKVGGAQAIGAMAYGTETIPNVYKILGPGNQFVTKAKELIQQQGVAIDMPAGPSEVLVIADETANPAFVAADLLSQAEHGADSQAVLVTTKEEVAEAVVQEVLEQLDKLPRKETAKKALENSFVVVLNSSEESINFSNVYAPEHLIIASENAYSYIEKITNAGSVFLGNYSCESAGDYASGTNHTLPTNGYAKNYSGVSLDSFVKKITFQEVTQQGIATIGNAIEVMAAAEGLDAHKNAVTLRLKSLQ; the protein is encoded by the coding sequence ATGAATATTGTAAAATATCCAGAAAAAAGTACTTGGAAATCACTTTGTGAACGAGCTACTATTAATGAAAATACATTACAAGATAAAGTACAAGCTATTTTAGAAGACGTTAAGTTGAATGGAGATCAAGCATTGTCAAAATATGCAGCATTGTTTGATAAAGTAACTATAAATAGGTTTGAAGTAAGTAAGGAAGAAATAGCGCAAGCAAGTGCTCTAGTAAGTGCAGAATTACAATCAGCAATTAAATTAGCAAAACAAAATATTGAAGCTTTTCATGCTTCTCAAAAAGAAAAAGAAAATAAGGTTACAACTACAACAGGAGTTACTTGTTGGAGAAAAAGTGTAGCTATAGAAAAAGTAGGTTTATATATCCCTGGAGGCTCAGCTCCATTATTTTCAACTATTTTAATGTTGGGGATTCCTGCTAAGTTAGCTGGATGTAGTGAAATTGTTTTATGTACACCACCTGATAAAGAAGGAAATGTAAACCCAGCCATTTTATATACAGCATCATTAGTAGGTATTACTAAAGTTTTCAAAGTTGGAGGTGCGCAAGCTATTGGAGCTATGGCGTATGGCACAGAAACCATTCCTAATGTATACAAAATATTAGGACCAGGGAATCAGTTTGTAACCAAAGCTAAAGAACTCATCCAACAACAAGGAGTAGCTATAGATATGCCTGCTGGACCAAGTGAAGTATTAGTAATAGCCGATGAAACGGCAAATCCAGCATTTGTAGCGGCAGATTTATTATCGCAAGCAGAGCACGGAGCAGACAGTCAGGCAGTATTAGTAACTACTAAAGAAGAGGTAGCAGAGGCAGTTGTACAAGAAGTATTGGAACAGCTAGATAAATTACCAAGAAAAGAAACCGCTAAAAAAGCTTTAGAGAATAGTTTTGTTGTAGTATTAAACTCATCAGAAGAAAGTATTAACTTTAGTAATGTTTATGCGCCTGAACATTTGATTATTGCTTCAGAAAATGCGTATTCTTATATAGAAAAAATTACCAATGCAGGGTCAGTTTTCCTAGGGAATTATAGCTGTGAAAGTGCTGGAGATTATGCAAGTGGAACCAATCACACATTACCAACTAACGGATATGCAAAAAACTACAGTGGCGTATCATTAGATAGTTTTGTAAAGAAAATAACATTTCAAGAAGTTACACAACAAGGAATTGCAACTATAGGGAATGCAATAGAAGTAATGGCAGCAGCAGAAGGTTTGGATGCACACAAAAATGCAGTAACATTACGATTAAAAAGTTTACAATAA
- the hisG gene encoding ATP phosphoribosyltransferase: MSKLKIAIQKSGRLNQDSLQILKECGISIDNGKDQLKASASNFPLEVFYLRNGDIPQYLKDGVVDIAIIGENLLIEKGEGIEFVERLGFSKCKVSLAVPKNEDYTDVSYFEGKKIATSYPKTVQDYLASKGVNTQLHIINGSVEIAPNIGLADGICDIVSSGSTLFKNNLKEVEVILKSEAVLAVSPKLEATQKELLNKLQFRIQSVLKGRRSKYVLLNAPNDKLDKIISILPGMRSPTVLPLAEEGWSSVHSVLDKNEFWEIIDELKSNGAEGILVCPIEKMVV; the protein is encoded by the coding sequence ATGAGTAAATTAAAGATAGCGATTCAAAAATCAGGAAGACTAAATCAAGACTCGCTTCAAATTCTTAAAGAATGTGGAATTTCAATTGATAATGGAAAAGATCAATTAAAGGCATCAGCAAGTAACTTTCCTTTAGAGGTGTTCTATTTACGTAATGGAGACATTCCTCAGTATTTAAAAGATGGTGTAGTAGATATTGCTATTATTGGAGAAAACCTATTAATTGAAAAAGGAGAAGGAATTGAGTTTGTAGAACGATTAGGTTTTTCAAAATGTAAAGTATCTTTAGCAGTACCTAAAAATGAAGATTATACAGATGTAAGCTACTTTGAAGGGAAAAAAATAGCTACTTCATATCCTAAAACAGTACAAGATTATTTAGCTTCAAAAGGAGTAAATACACAATTACATATAATTAACGGTTCGGTAGAAATAGCGCCAAATATAGGTTTAGCAGATGGTATTTGTGATATTGTATCTAGTGGCTCAACCCTCTTTAAAAATAATTTAAAAGAAGTTGAGGTTATTTTAAAATCTGAAGCAGTATTAGCGGTTTCACCAAAATTAGAAGCTACTCAAAAAGAATTATTAAATAAGTTACAATTTAGAATTCAATCCGTCTTAAAAGGAAGACGCTCAAAATATGTGCTGTTAAATGCGCCGAACGATAAATTAGATAAAATTATAAGCATCTTACCCGGAATGAGAAGTCCAACAGTATTACCATTAGCAGAAGAAGGTTGGAGTTCAGTACATTCTGTTTTAGATAAGAATGAGTTTTGGGAAATTATAGATGAACTAAAAAGTAATGGAGCGGAAGGCATTTTAGTTTGTCCAATAGAAAAGATGGTAGTCTAA
- a CDS encoding DUF4476 domain-containing protein, which translates to MKLQTTLLLLLFTSFLSFGQKKSNYQSLKLELQKNNSQKEKSLKRSINFFNQNTISVNDLLDLCSYFPNDRMKYRVCLNAYPTIIDKENFFEVYDLFQSFSYAIQLYHNTQATQIQSDQIINYPNHKLYDGLVHNSCKEPMSRFMFKDLVRSLHLSNNDAINLGTLKRLINGHCLSTSQIMKLTQKLDANLNRFSFLKHAFNAVFDIENYYFTEQLIQGRLYKNRLHDFISDKIAYINTNAVNDDCFVEPNEFDYIMRTIKDERFSKQKTILAKQHIEKNCFSIEQLRTIVNDFSFDGDKLKVLKYSFPYIERKDQFYKLRDLLKFTSNRKEFDKFLLSQKL; encoded by the coding sequence ATGAAACTACAAACTACATTACTACTGTTACTTTTTACCAGCTTTCTTAGTTTTGGTCAAAAGAAATCCAACTATCAAAGTTTAAAATTAGAGTTACAAAAAAATAACTCGCAAAAAGAGAAATCTTTAAAGCGTTCAATTAACTTCTTTAATCAGAATACGATTTCTGTGAATGACCTATTGGATTTATGTAGTTATTTTCCAAATGATAGAATGAAATACAGAGTATGTTTAAATGCTTATCCTACCATTATTGATAAAGAAAACTTTTTTGAAGTATATGATTTATTTCAATCTTTTTCTTATGCTATTCAATTGTATCATAATACCCAGGCTACCCAAATTCAATCGGATCAAATTATCAACTATCCAAATCATAAATTATATGATGGATTAGTGCATAATTCTTGTAAAGAGCCTATGTCTAGATTTATGTTTAAAGATTTAGTTCGTAGCTTACACTTATCTAACAATGATGCTATTAATTTAGGTACGTTGAAAAGATTGATTAATGGGCATTGTTTAAGTACTTCTCAAATAATGAAATTGACTCAAAAGTTAGATGCTAACTTGAATCGCTTTTCTTTTTTAAAGCATGCTTTTAACGCTGTTTTTGATATTGAAAACTACTATTTCACGGAACAGTTAATTCAAGGGAGATTATACAAAAACAGATTACATGATTTCATTAGCGATAAAATAGCTTATATAAATACCAATGCAGTAAATGATGATTGTTTTGTAGAACCTAATGAATTTGATTATATAATGCGAACCATAAAAGATGAGCGTTTTTCTAAACAAAAAACAATTTTAGCAAAACAGCATATTGAAAAAAATTGCTTTAGTATTGAGCAATTAAGAACTATTGTTAATGATTTTTCTTTTGATGGTGATAAATTAAAAGTTTTAAAATACAGCTTTCCTTATATAGAGCGAAAAGATCAGTTTTACAAACTTAGAGATTTATTAAAATTTACAAGTAATAGAAAAGAGTTTGATAAATTTTTACTGAGTCAAAAACTATAA
- the typA gene encoding translational GTPase TypA, whose amino-acid sequence MQSIRNIAIIAHVDHGKTTLVDKIIDQAKILDERKERTDLLLDNNDLERERGITILSKNVSVNYKGVKINVIDTPGHADFGGEVERVLKMADGVLLLVDAFEGPMPQTRFVLGKAIELGLTPIVVVNKVDKENCTPDLVHEKVFDLMFALEATEEQLDFTTIYGSAKNGWMSTDWQEPTEDIVPLLDAVLETIPEAPYREGTPQMQITSLDYSSFKGRIAIGRVFRGDLEKNKDYMLCKADGTNKKVRIKELHVFEGMGKVETDKVRSGDICAVTGIDDFEIGDTIADLEAPEALPRIEVDKPTMSMLFTINNSPFYGKEGKFVTSRHLRDRLYKETEKNLALRVEDTDTEDKFNVFGRGILHLSVLIETMRREGYELQVGRPQVILKEIDGVKSEPYETLVIDVPEDLASKAINLVTMRKGDLLVMEPKGDLQHLEFDIPSRGLIGLRNKLLTATQGEAIINHRLRGYDAYKGEFSDLVNGAIISSEAGKATAYAIDRLQDRGKFFIDPNQEIYKGQVVGENAKQDDLAVNLIKGKKLTNVRASGSDDGVKIAPKIDMSLEECMEYIKDDEYLEVTPESLRLRKINFVK is encoded by the coding sequence ATGCAATCAATTAGAAACATTGCTATTATAGCACACGTTGACCACGGAAAAACTACCTTGGTTGATAAAATTATAGATCAGGCTAAAATATTAGATGAGCGTAAAGAACGTACCGATTTATTATTAGATAATAATGATTTAGAACGAGAAAGAGGAATTACTATTTTATCTAAAAATGTATCAGTAAATTACAAAGGAGTTAAAATTAATGTAATTGATACTCCTGGGCACGCCGACTTTGGTGGAGAGGTAGAACGTGTATTAAAAATGGCTGATGGTGTTTTATTATTAGTAGATGCATTTGAAGGGCCTATGCCACAAACACGTTTTGTATTAGGTAAAGCAATTGAATTAGGATTAACACCAATTGTAGTAGTAAATAAAGTAGATAAAGAAAACTGTACGCCAGATTTAGTACACGAAAAAGTGTTCGATTTAATGTTTGCCTTAGAAGCAACAGAAGAGCAGTTAGACTTTACGACCATTTATGGTTCTGCTAAAAATGGTTGGATGAGTACAGATTGGCAAGAACCAACTGAAGACATTGTTCCATTACTTGATGCAGTTTTAGAAACAATTCCTGAAGCTCCTTATAGAGAAGGAACACCTCAAATGCAAATTACTTCGTTAGATTATTCTTCATTTAAAGGAAGAATCGCTATTGGTAGAGTTTTTAGAGGAGATTTAGAAAAGAATAAGGATTACATGTTATGTAAAGCGGATGGTACTAACAAAAAAGTACGTATCAAAGAACTACATGTATTTGAAGGAATGGGGAAAGTAGAAACAGATAAAGTTCGTAGTGGAGATATCTGTGCAGTAACAGGAATTGATGACTTTGAAATTGGTGATACTATTGCCGATTTAGAAGCTCCTGAAGCATTACCTAGAATTGAAGTAGATAAACCTACAATGAGTATGTTGTTTACTATTAATAACTCACCTTTTTATGGAAAAGAAGGAAAGTTTGTAACTTCTCGTCATTTACGTGATCGTTTATATAAAGAAACAGAGAAGAACTTAGCACTTCGTGTTGAAGATACTGACACAGAAGATAAATTTAACGTTTTTGGACGTGGAATTTTACACTTATCAGTATTAATTGAAACCATGCGTCGTGAAGGATATGAATTACAAGTAGGACGCCCACAAGTAATTCTTAAGGAAATTGATGGTGTAAAAAGTGAGCCGTATGAAACCTTAGTAATTGATGTTCCAGAAGACTTAGCATCTAAAGCTATTAACTTAGTAACTATGCGTAAGGGAGATTTATTAGTAATGGAACCAAAAGGAGATTTACAACATTTAGAATTTGATATTCCTTCTCGTGGTTTAATAGGCTTACGTAACAAACTTTTAACAGCTACTCAAGGAGAAGCAATTATCAATCACCGTTTACGTGGTTATGATGCTTATAAAGGAGAATTTTCTGATTTAGTAAATGGAGCTATTATTTCTTCTGAAGCAGGAAAAGCAACAGCTTATGCAATTGATAGATTACAAGATAGAGGGAAGTTCTTTATAGACCCTAACCAAGAGATTTATAAAGGTCAAGTGGTAGGTGAAAATGCAAAGCAAGATGATTTAGCCGTAAACTTAATTAAAGGAAAGAAGTTAACAAACGTACGTGCTTCAGGATCTGATGATGGAGTGAAGATTGCACCTAAAATAGACATGTCTTTAGAAGAATGTATGGAGTATATTAAAGATGATGAGTACTTAGAGGTAACTCCAGAAAGCTTACGTTTACGTAAAATTAATTTTGTAAAATAA
- a CDS encoding porin family protein: MKKIFLIAIAILGLLNVNAQNKGDFEFGGNAGVSFSNISIILNGFNYSTNFTTGISGEYYFSDRWGVKAKLIYDPKGWGNGFIDEIFFEDVTVTDFTLHYITMPIMANWHFGSERNWYINLGMYMGFLIDAKAYINDVDVSNPIDKIELGIAAGIGYKFSVSERTKLFFEIDTQHETKGIGKERLAINFGVLFTL, translated from the coding sequence ATGAAAAAAATATTTCTAATTGCTATTGCAATCCTAGGTTTATTAAATGTAAATGCACAAAACAAAGGCGATTTTGAGTTTGGAGGAAATGCTGGAGTGAGTTTTTCCAATATATCTATTATACTCAACGGCTTTAATTATTCAACCAATTTTACCACAGGAATATCGGGAGAGTATTATTTTTCTGATCGTTGGGGAGTCAAGGCAAAGTTAATTTACGATCCTAAAGGTTGGGGAAATGGATTTATAGATGAAATTTTTTTTGAAGATGTTACCGTAACTGATTTTACCTTACATTATATAACAATGCCAATTATGGCAAATTGGCATTTTGGATCTGAAAGAAATTGGTATATAAATTTAGGTATGTATATGGGGTTTTTAATAGATGCAAAAGCATATATTAATGATGTTGATGTTAGTAATCCTATTGATAAAATAGAATTAGGGATAGCTGCTGGAATTGGATATAAATTTTCTGTAAGTGAACGAACCAAATTATTTTTTGAAATAGATACACAACATGAGACTAAAGGTATAGGAAAAGAAAGGTTAGCTATAAATTTTGGAGTACTATTTACTTTATAG
- a CDS encoding LETM1 domain-containing protein: MTTVEEIKEAIQKNKKRLAKELQESRELVYLIRKSLVTSLNDEEKSKVKQQMLDICKAIPAFTVFMLPGGALLLPLLIKLIPDILPSAFREDEESEE; this comes from the coding sequence ATGACTACAGTAGAAGAAATAAAAGAAGCTATTCAAAAAAATAAAAAACGATTAGCCAAAGAACTTCAAGAGAGTAGAGAGTTAGTATACTTAATAAGAAAGTCTTTAGTTACATCTTTAAATGATGAAGAAAAGTCAAAAGTAAAACAACAAATGTTAGATATATGTAAGGCGATTCCTGCGTTTACAGTTTTCATGTTACCAGGAGGCGCCTTATTATTGCCTCTTTTAATAAAACTAATACCAGATATTCTTCCAAGTGCTTTCAGAGAAGATGAAGAGTCTGAAGAGTAG
- a CDS encoding proline dehydrogenase family protein produces the protein MKLFDNTEIAFKLKSDSELERAHFLFRMIQNQPMVRIGTAVTNFALKAHLPVEGLIRSTVFDHFCGGITEEDCIPNIEKMYNKGRVYSVLDYSVEGKSEEESFDGALEKILKIIEFSREKESIPFAVFKPTGFGRFALYQKITEGENLSSDEEKEWSRVKERFHTVCKAAVEKDVPLLIDAEESWMQDAADDLVEELMEVYNTEKAIVFNTLQMYRHDRMEYLRSLHQRAHQKGYHIGMKVVRGAYMEKERERAEEMGYESPICANKQATDDNYNEAVYYMMEHKNMAIFAGTHNEESSMLLIELAKKYGIKEDDKRMWFGQLYGMSDHISFNLAKEGYNVAKYVPFGPVRDVMPYLIRRAEENTSVAGQTSRELNLLKTEKARRKL, from the coding sequence ATGAAACTATTTGATAACACAGAAATAGCATTTAAGTTAAAATCTGATTCTGAATTAGAAAGAGCGCACTTTTTGTTTAGAATGATACAAAATCAACCAATGGTTCGTATTGGTACAGCAGTAACAAATTTTGCATTAAAAGCCCATTTACCTGTTGAAGGATTAATTAGATCAACAGTATTTGACCATTTTTGTGGTGGAATTACAGAAGAAGACTGTATTCCTAATATAGAAAAAATGTATAATAAAGGAAGGGTTTATAGTGTATTAGATTATTCTGTAGAAGGAAAATCAGAAGAAGAAAGCTTTGACGGAGCTTTAGAAAAAATACTAAAAATTATTGAATTTTCTAGAGAAAAGGAATCGATACCTTTTGCTGTATTTAAACCTACTGGTTTTGGACGTTTTGCGTTGTATCAAAAAATAACAGAAGGTGAAAATCTATCTTCAGATGAAGAAAAGGAATGGAGCAGAGTAAAAGAGCGTTTTCATACTGTATGTAAGGCAGCAGTAGAAAAAGATGTTCCTTTATTAATAGATGCAGAAGAGAGTTGGATGCAAGATGCTGCAGACGATTTAGTAGAAGAGTTAATGGAAGTTTATAATACTGAAAAAGCCATTGTATTTAATACCTTACAAATGTATCGCCATGATAGAATGGAGTATTTAAGAAGTTTACACCAAAGAGCGCATCAAAAAGGGTATCATATTGGTATGAAAGTGGTTCGAGGAGCATACATGGAAAAGGAAAGAGAAAGGGCAGAAGAAATGGGGTATGAATCACCTATATGTGCAAATAAACAAGCAACAGATGATAATTATAATGAAGCTGTTTATTATATGATGGAACATAAAAACATGGCCATTTTTGCTGGGACTCATAATGAAGAAAGTTCGATGCTATTAATAGAGTTAGCTAAGAAATATGGAATTAAAGAAGATGATAAACGTATGTGGTTTGGACAGTTGTACGGAATGAGTGATCATATTAGTTTTAATTTGGCAAAAGAAGGATATAATGTAGCAAAATATGTTCCTTTTGGTCCTGTTAGAGATGTGATGCCTTATTTAATTCGTAGAGCAGAAGAAAATACTTCTGTGGCAGGGCAAACTTCAAGAGAATTAAATTTATTAAAAACAGAAAAAGCCCGTCGTAAACTGTAA
- the aroB gene encoding 3-dehydroquinate synthase yields the protein MTTIQAVTYPVHFDEKAYKELAGLITERNYSSIFILVDDNTMECCYPRFMQLLATDKPIEVIQITPGEIHKNIETCVGVWNAMTELGADRHSLLITLGGGVITDLGGFVASTFKRGIDFVNIPTTLLSMVDASVGGKTGVDLGVLKNQIGVFANPELIVIDAEYLHTVTPREIRSGTAEIIKYGMTHDINLFNQIKDNPDLNIVDLIHRSIEIKNEVVLEDPKEKGLRKVLNWGHTIGHGVESYFLESDHKESLTHGEAIAIGMVCEAYISSKTLNFPTEQVQEIKDAIITIYGKATFENEDYDPILNLMKHDKKNVGGEINFVLLNNYEDFKIDCKVSKELILESLAFYAS from the coding sequence ATGACAACTATTCAGGCGGTAACCTATCCCGTACACTTTGACGAAAAGGCTTATAAGGAACTTGCTGGCTTAATTACTGAGCGAAATTATTCTTCTATTTTTATTTTGGTAGATGATAATACTATGGAGTGTTGCTACCCGCGGTTTATGCAATTGTTAGCCACTGACAAACCTATTGAAGTAATTCAAATTACTCCAGGTGAAATTCATAAAAATATAGAAACTTGTGTAGGTGTTTGGAATGCCATGACTGAATTAGGGGCTGATAGACATAGCTTACTAATTACTTTAGGTGGTGGTGTTATTACTGATTTAGGTGGTTTTGTTGCTTCTACTTTTAAACGTGGAATTGACTTTGTAAACATTCCTACAACTTTATTAAGTATGGTTGATGCTTCTGTTGGTGGTAAAACTGGTGTGGATTTAGGCGTATTAAAAAACCAAATTGGTGTTTTTGCAAATCCTGAACTAATAGTTATTGATGCTGAGTATTTACATACGGTAACACCTCGTGAAATTCGTTCTGGTACTGCAGAAATTATTAAGTATGGAATGACACATGATATTAATTTGTTTAATCAAATTAAAGACAATCCTGATTTGAATATTGTGGATTTAATTCATCGTTCTATTGAAATTAAAAATGAAGTGGTTTTAGAAGATCCTAAAGAAAAAGGACTTAGAAAAGTATTAAACTGGGGACATACTATAGGACATGGTGTAGAGTCGTACTTTTTAGAAAGTGATCATAAAGAAAGCTTAACCCATGGAGAAGCGATTGCCATTGGTATGGTATGCGAAGCTTACATTTCTTCAAAAACATTAAACTTCCCTACAGAGCAAGTACAAGAGATAAAAGACGCTATTATTACAATTTATGGTAAAGCTACTTTTGAAAATGAGGATTATGATCCTATTCTTAATTTAATGAAACACGACAAAAAGAATGTTGGTGGTGAGATTAACTTTGTTTTGTTAAACAACTACGAAGATTTTAAAATTGATTGTAAAGTGAGCAAAGAACTTATTTTAGAAAGCTTGGCTTTTTACGCTAGTTAA
- a CDS encoding alpha/beta hydrolase has protein sequence MKEQLYHIKTEDNHTIALWKFYSEKVLNKHVFLTHGTFSNRKICDGIASYLVNIGYTCWIMEWRNHGNSLKAKQKFNFETIAEFDLKSTFEFLFYQQKIKNIDCITHSGGGIILTMFLINTPKHSSKINSISFFGVQAFGAAETLSNKIKIFSSKYLAFLLGKIPSKTAGSTENGENYYTMKQWFDWNLKNKFIGKNGINYLSKMKEIKIPILSICAKGDNFIAPKSGCEKFLNAFENNANKLCYFSKENGNLENYNHSHILKSQNSRKEIWPIVVNWINKHALT, from the coding sequence TTGAAAGAGCAACTATACCATATAAAAACCGAAGATAATCATACAATAGCACTTTGGAAATTCTATTCTGAAAAAGTACTTAATAAACATGTTTTTTTGACTCATGGAACATTCTCAAACAGAAAAATATGTGATGGAATCGCATCATATTTAGTCAATATAGGCTACACTTGCTGGATTATGGAATGGAGAAACCATGGAAACAGTTTAAAAGCCAAACAAAAATTCAATTTTGAAACGATTGCAGAGTTTGACCTCAAATCAACATTTGAATTTCTTTTTTATCAGCAAAAAATAAAAAATATAGATTGTATAACTCACAGTGGTGGGGGAATTATACTTACTATGTTTTTAATTAATACACCCAAGCACTCCTCAAAAATAAACAGTATTAGCTTTTTTGGAGTACAAGCATTTGGAGCAGCCGAAACATTAAGTAATAAAATAAAAATTTTCTCAAGTAAATACTTAGCCTTCCTATTGGGTAAAATCCCTTCTAAAACAGCTGGCTCAACTGAAAATGGTGAAAATTATTACACAATGAAACAATGGTTTGATTGGAATTTGAAAAATAAATTTATTGGAAAAAATGGAATAAATTATTTGTCTAAAATGAAAGAAATAAAAATCCCTATATTATCAATTTGTGCAAAGGGAGATAATTTTATAGCTCCCAAAAGTGGTTGCGAAAAGTTTTTAAATGCTTTTGAAAATAATGCCAATAAACTATGCTATTTTTCAAAAGAAAATGGGAATTTAGAAAACTATAATCACAGTCACATTCTTAAATCTCAAAATTCTCGAAAAGAAATATGGCCTATAGTTGTTAATTGGATAAACAAACATGCCTTAACATAA
- the bshA gene encoding N-acetyl-alpha-D-glucosaminyl L-malate synthase BshA, with amino-acid sequence MKIGIVCYPTFGGSGVVATELGMALADKGHEVHFITYNQPVRLDFFSHRLHFHEVVLEEYPLFQYQPYELALSSKMVEVVEKYQLEVLHVHYAIPHAYAAHMAKKMLLDKGINVKVVTTLHGTDITLVGSHPTYKTAVEFSINKSDEVTTVSNSLKEDTLRLFNIKKEIKVVYNFIDGEKYARAEESECKRAALANENEKIVTHISNFRPVKRTDDVVRIFNEVQKEVPSKLIMVGDGPERLKAENLAKELGLEDRVLFLGNSNEVAKILCYSDVFLLPSETESFGLAALEAMAAGTAVISTNSGGLPEVNIHGKTGFLSEIGAVEDMAKNAIQILKNEETLSQFKQNAKAHIKLFSLETILPQYETIYKKCYATMV; translated from the coding sequence ATGAAAATCGGAATTGTATGTTATCCAACTTTTGGAGGAAGTGGAGTAGTAGCAACAGAATTAGGAATGGCTTTAGCCGATAAAGGACACGAAGTACACTTTATAACATACAACCAACCTGTTCGATTAGATTTCTTTTCACATCGCTTACATTTTCATGAAGTAGTATTAGAAGAATATCCCTTATTTCAATACCAACCATATGAGTTAGCATTGTCTAGTAAAATGGTAGAAGTAGTTGAAAAATATCAATTAGAAGTCCTGCATGTACATTATGCCATACCGCATGCTTATGCAGCGCACATGGCAAAAAAAATGTTATTAGATAAAGGAATTAATGTAAAAGTAGTAACTACATTACATGGAACAGATATTACTTTAGTAGGAAGTCATCCAACATATAAAACAGCTGTAGAATTTAGTATTAATAAATCAGATGAAGTAACTACCGTATCTAATAGCTTAAAAGAAGATACCTTACGTTTATTTAATATTAAAAAAGAAATAAAGGTAGTATATAACTTTATAGATGGTGAAAAATATGCAAGAGCAGAAGAGTCAGAATGTAAGCGAGCAGCATTAGCCAATGAAAATGAAAAAATAGTAACGCATATAAGTAATTTTAGACCCGTAAAGCGTACAGATGATGTAGTACGAATATTTAATGAAGTTCAAAAAGAGGTTCCTTCTAAGTTAATAATGGTTGGTGACGGACCTGAACGATTAAAAGCTGAAAACTTAGCAAAAGAATTGGGGTTAGAAGATAGAGTACTGTTTTTAGGAAATAGTAATGAAGTAGCAAAAATATTATGCTATTCAGATGTTTTTTTATTACCCTCAGAAACTGAAAGTTTCGGGTTAGCAGCTTTGGAAGCAATGGCAGCAGGCACAGCAGTAATTTCTACAAACTCAGGCGGGTTACCAGAAGTAAACATTCATGGAAAAACAGGTTTTTTAAGCGAAATAGGAGCAGTTGAAGACATGGCTAAAAATGCAATTCAGATTTTAAAAAATGAAGAAACACTAAGTCAGTTTAAACAAAACGCAAAAGCTCACATAAAACTATTTTCATTAGAAACTATTTTACCACAATACGAAACTATTTATAAAAAATGTTACGCTACTATGGTGTAG